In the genome of Nocardioides seonyuensis, one region contains:
- a CDS encoding YidH family protein has product MDDTPTHEPATGRRWPGFVYGDGVEPDYRFTFANERTYLAWIRTALALLAAGVALDVVELDLPGAAQEATALALVALGAVGSVLAWVRWALAERAMRRRAPLPSFAASAVLALALVAVAVVAAVAVLRAS; this is encoded by the coding sequence ATGGACGACACCCCCACCCACGAGCCGGCGACGGGGAGGCGTTGGCCCGGCTTCGTCTACGGCGACGGAGTGGAGCCCGACTACCGCTTCACCTTCGCCAACGAGCGCACCTACCTCGCGTGGATCAGGACCGCCCTCGCCCTGCTGGCGGCGGGCGTCGCCCTCGACGTGGTGGAGCTGGACCTGCCCGGGGCGGCGCAGGAGGCCACGGCCCTGGCACTGGTGGCGCTCGGTGCCGTCGGCTCCGTGCTCGCGTGGGTCCGCTGGGCGCTGGCCGAGCGGGCGATGCGCCGGCGCGCTCCGCTGCCGTCGTTCGCGGCGTCCGCGGTCCTTGCCCTCGCCCTCGTCGCGGTGGCGGTCGTGGCCGCCGTCGCCGTCCTGCGCGC
- a CDS encoding VOC family protein — protein MIDHLGINCTDIERAGAFYDRILGVLGHRRVMDFGTTIGYGSEEPDFWLSTFEGVGPNREVHVAFAAPDAATVRAWYDEAIAAGAESLHEPRLWPEYHERYFGAFVRDTEGNNIEAVCHSGE, from the coding sequence ATGATCGATCACCTGGGAATCAACTGCACCGACATCGAGCGCGCAGGCGCCTTCTACGACCGGATCCTCGGGGTCCTGGGTCACCGCCGGGTCATGGACTTCGGCACCACCATCGGCTACGGCTCGGAGGAGCCTGACTTCTGGCTCTCCACCTTCGAGGGCGTCGGCCCCAACCGCGAGGTGCACGTCGCCTTCGCCGCACCCGACGCGGCGACCGTGCGCGCGTGGTACGACGAGGCCATCGCCGCCGGCGCCGAGTCGCTGCACGAGCCGCGGCTGTGGCCGGAGTACCACGAGCGCTACTTCGGCGCCTTCGTCCGCGACACCGAGGGCAACAACATCGAGGCGGTCTGTCACTCCGGCGAGTGA
- a CDS encoding HNH endonuclease signature motif containing protein yields MTSIQQDSDLEVVDLADASVRGLLEQAAECESVLREVAVHQLRVAYEWAVAHPVVDAAETACGPVLPSVLEAPETLGGAGTPAVAAFTAEPLAVACGIAPTAASALLADSLDLHHRLPVLWDQTQAGFVPAWKARRVASRTRDLSLDAALWVDRQTAGRVGSLSLGALDRLIAEAAARVDGEPLAEKEKRARPQWDVQLKHRDPREGGATSEIHAIGDTLDLTRFHDIVCAEAEALGSLGDGDTFEVRKARALGVIADAQARLDLTSLLDDTSDDERAAVRRRLIERRDAKVRLYLHASLADVVAGTSGAVGTVEGLGPVTLDQIKDWAGKARVTIQPVLHVVSEDTWSVDRHDPPPRMAEHVVLRDPMCVFPWCSHPSRHADLDHIEPYEDPDEGGPPDQTRPGNLAPLCRRHHRAKTAGGWSYQRTAPGTYLWTGPAGLTAVVTPTGTITLPTA; encoded by the coding sequence ATGACCAGCATCCAGCAGGACTCCGATCTCGAGGTCGTGGACCTCGCGGACGCGAGCGTGCGTGGCCTGCTGGAGCAGGCGGCCGAGTGCGAGAGCGTGCTGCGCGAGGTCGCGGTTCACCAGCTGCGGGTCGCCTACGAGTGGGCTGTTGCGCACCCGGTCGTGGACGCGGCCGAGACTGCTTGTGGGCCTGTCCTCCCTTCGGTCCTGGAAGCCCCGGAGACGTTGGGTGGCGCCGGCACGCCAGCGGTGGCGGCGTTCACCGCCGAGCCGCTCGCCGTCGCGTGCGGCATCGCACCCACTGCTGCTTCAGCGCTGCTCGCGGATTCGCTGGATCTCCACCACCGGCTCCCGGTGCTCTGGGACCAGACCCAGGCCGGGTTCGTGCCTGCGTGGAAGGCGCGCCGGGTCGCTTCCCGCACCCGTGACCTGTCCCTGGACGCTGCCCTGTGGGTGGACCGGCAGACCGCCGGCCGGGTCGGGTCCCTCAGCCTCGGGGCCCTGGACCGGTTGATCGCCGAGGCCGCGGCCCGGGTGGACGGCGAGCCCCTGGCAGAAAAGGAGAAGCGCGCCCGGCCGCAGTGGGACGTCCAGCTCAAGCACCGCGACCCACGCGAGGGCGGCGCCACCTCAGAGATCCACGCGATCGGCGACACCCTCGACCTGACCCGGTTCCACGACATCGTGTGCGCCGAAGCCGAAGCACTCGGGTCCCTGGGTGACGGCGACACCTTCGAGGTCCGCAAGGCCAGGGCCCTCGGTGTCATCGCCGACGCGCAGGCCCGGCTCGACCTCACCAGCCTCCTCGACGACACCAGCGACGACGAGCGAGCCGCAGTCCGCCGTCGCCTCATCGAGCGCCGCGACGCCAAGGTCCGGCTCTACCTCCACGCCTCCCTCGCGGACGTTGTCGCCGGCACGTCCGGTGCAGTCGGCACGGTCGAAGGCCTCGGCCCGGTCACTCTCGACCAGATCAAGGACTGGGCCGGCAAGGCCCGCGTCACCATCCAGCCCGTGCTCCACGTCGTGAGTGAGGACACCTGGTCCGTCGATCGCCACGACCCGCCGCCGCGGATGGCCGAGCATGTCGTCCTCCGCGACCCGATGTGCGTGTTCCCGTGGTGCTCACACCCCTCCAGGCACGCCGACCTCGACCACATCGAGCCCTACGAGGACCCCGACGAGGGCGGTCCGCCCGACCAGACAAGGCCAGGCAATCTTGCGCCGCTGTGTCGAAGACACCACCGTGCCAAGACAGCAGGCGGCTGGAGCTACCAGCGCACCGCACCCGGCACCTACCTGTGGACCGGCCCCGCCGGCCTCACCGCCGTCGTCACTCCCACCGGCACGATCACCCTGCCCACGGCCTGA
- a CDS encoding MOSC domain-containing protein → MSAAVRSVNAAPLGRVRGLARPSGIQKRPVDRIEVRDPGPKRVGLGSGVVGDAIGNKKFHGGESQAVYAFAREELDWWERELGRELPDGAAFGENVTTTGLEVDDALVGERWRVGTALLEVCRPRTPCATFAAHMGELRWMKRFAARERVGAYLAVVEAGVIEPGDPIEVVERPDHDVTVPMLFRAVMGDRDLGRHILDAEALRPSEHEWLAGRFGR, encoded by the coding sequence GTGTCTGCTGCGGTCAGGTCTGTCAACGCGGCGCCGCTGGGGCGCGTGCGCGGCCTGGCGCGTCCGTCGGGGATCCAGAAGCGTCCGGTCGACCGCATCGAGGTGCGCGACCCCGGCCCCAAGCGGGTCGGTCTCGGCAGTGGCGTGGTCGGTGATGCGATCGGCAACAAGAAGTTCCACGGCGGTGAGTCCCAGGCTGTCTACGCCTTCGCCCGGGAGGAGCTCGACTGGTGGGAGCGCGAGCTCGGCCGCGAGCTCCCCGATGGCGCGGCGTTCGGCGAGAACGTCACAACGACAGGACTCGAGGTCGACGATGCGCTGGTCGGGGAGCGCTGGCGGGTGGGAACCGCACTCCTCGAGGTCTGCCGCCCGCGTACCCCCTGCGCCACCTTCGCGGCCCACATGGGAGAGCTGCGCTGGATGAAGCGGTTCGCCGCACGCGAACGGGTCGGCGCCTACCTGGCGGTCGTGGAGGCCGGCGTCATCGAGCCCGGAGACCCGATCGAGGTGGTCGAGCGGCCCGACCACGACGTGACGGTGCCGATGCTCTTCCGCGCCGTGATGGGCGACCGCGACCTGGGCCGGCACATCCTCGACGCGGAGGCGCTGCGACCGTCCGAGCACGAGTGGCTCGCGGGACGGTTCGGGCGTTGA
- a CDS encoding polyketide cyclase — protein sequence MRTYEFHRHWSTPAPTTRVQEVLVDLEHYPEWWPQVVAVAKIDDDTARVLCRSVLPYTLDLVLHAQRREPTMLVVGISGALEGWAQFDLHERGTTTEVSYAQQVVVAHRGLAVASVLTHPLMRWNHDHMMAGCEQGLRARLTQTG from the coding sequence TTGAGGACCTACGAGTTCCACCGGCACTGGAGCACGCCGGCGCCGACGACGCGGGTCCAGGAGGTTCTCGTCGATCTCGAGCACTACCCGGAGTGGTGGCCGCAGGTCGTGGCCGTCGCCAAGATCGACGACGACACCGCTCGGGTGCTGTGCCGCTCGGTGCTGCCCTACACGCTCGACCTCGTGCTCCACGCGCAGCGACGCGAGCCGACCATGCTCGTGGTCGGCATCAGCGGCGCGCTCGAGGGGTGGGCGCAGTTCGACCTGCACGAGCGCGGGACGACGACCGAGGTGTCGTACGCGCAGCAGGTGGTCGTGGCCCACCGTGGCCTCGCGGTGGCGTCAGTGCTGACGCATCCGCTGATGCGGTGGAACCACGACCACATGATGGCCGGGTGCGAGCAGGGCCTCCGGGCCCGGCTCACGCAGACCGGATGA
- the tpx gene encoding thiol peroxidase, producing MATTALKGNPVNTVGDLPPVGEKAPGWELVGAGLSPLTHSDTQGKRVVLNIFPSVDTGICAASVRKFNELAASLDNTTVVNVSHDLPFAQARFCGAEGIENVQVGSAFRSSFGEDFGVKLVDGPMAGLLGRAVVVLDEDGHVVHSQLVPEITTEPDYDAAVAALS from the coding sequence ATGGCAACCACTGCACTCAAGGGCAACCCCGTCAACACCGTCGGCGACCTGCCCCCCGTCGGAGAGAAGGCTCCCGGCTGGGAGCTCGTCGGCGCCGGTCTCTCACCGCTGACCCACAGCGACACGCAGGGCAAGCGTGTCGTGCTCAACATCTTCCCGAGCGTGGACACCGGCATCTGTGCCGCGAGCGTCCGGAAGTTCAACGAGCTGGCGGCGAGCCTCGACAACACCACTGTCGTCAACGTCTCCCACGACCTGCCGTTCGCCCAGGCACGCTTCTGCGGCGCCGAGGGCATCGAGAACGTCCAGGTCGGCTCGGCGTTCCGGTCGTCCTTCGGCGAGGACTTCGGCGTCAAGCTCGTCGACGGTCCGATGGCCGGCCTCCTCGGCCGTGCGGTCGTCGTGCTCGACGAGGACGGCCACGTCGTGCACTCCCAGCTGGTCCCGGAGATCACCACCGAGCCCGACTACGACGCCGCGGTCGCTGCTCTTTCCTGA